The genome window cgGTCTGAACGAGGCAGAGAGGATGCTGAAGCTGTGACAGGGCCCGCCCATGGCAGGAGAGGCAAACGCTAGAGGCGCTCGAATGCGTACAGAGAAGTTAACAgataaaaaagcgacaaaaacgaaagaaaataaaacatcagaaatatCAACAAAGCAACAAAACCATTGAAGAAAGCGTCAAATACAGCGAAAAAAAACATGCGACAAAAACGTCGGATATCAAATATCAAAAGAgcgaaaaaaaacgttaaaagaaatgacgaaaaagacaaaagtgtcaaaaaacgcgacaaaaacgttgaaaaaagcgtTGCCTACGGGCCGCGGCTCCGAGCAGGCGTACTCACTTCCTGCAGGATCCTGAGCAGCTCCTCTCGGATTCTGAGCGCCGGCAGCGATTTGTCTGGAAGAGGACTGATCCACTCTTTAATGGCCGACATCACGCCGCTGTCGATGAACGTCTCCTTCAGATCCTGTCTGAGGGACAAACACCACCGCACGTTACACCCTAATACTATCACACCACCGCACGTTACACCCTAATACTATAACACCCTAATACTATCACACCACCGCACGTTACACCCTAATACTATAACACCCTAATACTATAACACCACCGCACGTTACACCCTAATACTATAACACCCTAATACTATAACACCACCGCACGTTACACCCTAATACTATCACACCCTAATACTATAACACCACCGCACGTTACACCCTAATACTATCACACCACCGCACGTTACACCCTAATACTATAACACCCTAATACTATCACACCACCGCACGTTACACCCTAATACTATAACACCCTAATACTATAACACCACCGCACGTTACACCCTAATACTATCACACCCTAATACTATAACACCACCGCACGTTACACCCTAATACTATCACACCACCGCACGTTACACCCTAATACTATAACACCCTAATACTATCACACAACCGCACGTTACACCCTAATACTATAACACCCTAATACTATCACACAACCACACGTTACACCCTAATACTATAACACCCTAATACTATCACACCACCGCACGTTACACCCTAATACTATCACACAACCACACGTTACACCCTAATACTATCACACAACCACACGTTATACCTTAATGCTATCACACGTTACACCCTAATACTATCACACAACCACACGTTACACCCTAATACTATCACACAACCACACGTTATACCTTAATACTATCACACAACCACACGTTACACCCTAATACTATAACACCCTAATACTATCACACCACCGCACGTTACACCCTAATACTATCACACAACCACACGTTACACCCTAATACTATCACACAACCACACGTTATACCTTAATGCTATCACACGTTACACCCTAATACTATCACACAACCACACGTTACACCCTAATACTATCACACAACCACACGTTATACCTTAATACTATCACACAACCACACGTTACACCCTAATACTATCACACAACCACACGTTACACCTTAATACTATCACACCACCGCACGTTACACCCTAATACTATAACACCCTAATACTATAACACCACCGCACGTTACACCCTAATACTATCACACCACCGCACGTTACACCCTAATACTATCACACAACCACACGTTACACCCTAATACTATCACACAACCACACGTTATACCTTAATGCTATCACACGTTACACCCTAATACTATCACACAACCACACGTTATACCTTAATACTATCACACAACCACACGTTATACCTTAATACTATCACACCACCACACGTTACACCCAAATACTATCACACAACCACAGGTTGCACCCTAATACTATCACACCACCACACGTTACACCTTAATACTATCACACCACCACACGTTAGACCCTAATACTATAACACCACCGCACGTTACACCCTAATACTATCACACCACCACACGTTACACCCTAATACTATCACACAGCCACACGTTACACCCTAATACTATCACACCACCACACGTTACACCCTAATACTATCACACGTTACACCATTTTGAGCGTTACTTAGGTAGCCTGACATGGTTGGTACTACGACTGTCTACGAATTTCTAAATTTGAATTTatagtaccagtcaaaagtttggacatgccacagacatacacacacacgcacacatgaaTAAACAGAGTTCTTACTTCTTCAGGTGCATGACGACTTGTGGCAGCAGCGTGAGCTTTTTCAGCGCTGGTTTCTTCTGACTGTTGAGAGTTCGATCCTCCTGTTGAAGCAACAACACACGGTCAGTATCGCTCACAGCGGGCTACAGGAGAGCACAGACAATaaaaaggcttttattttgacggGGCGCACCTCCGCGGCTTCGTTCATCTTGCTGATCATGGCGCTGACCACGTCATCGGCGTCGCTGATGAACGTCCCTCCGTCGCGGTGCCGCCGTTTCCTGCTGTTCATGGCTTTCCTCTTGGCGAGCATGATGTCAAAGTCGGACATGAAGCTGGTgctacacacacgcagacacacaaatttacattaTACGTTCGGGAATCACAACGTTAGGAAAAGGGAGGGAGGAGTGTTTTCCATTTAGCATTTCATTTGGCCGACTCAAAGTTTGCGTTTTCGTAGCTAACTACACATATTTGTTCGTAAGTAATGTGCGCAGTTTTTAACCGAttaaaaattcttttgataactttgtgtcaggtcggtctggagatgctatgtGCCAAGTTTGGTACAGGTCGGCACAGATCAGACCctaataacactcaaaaaggtTAAAgccaaaacttgctaaagaagtccaactacaatcagTCTTTTAGTTTGTTTCATTCTGATTAGGTGCTGCCTAAACCGGCTTCGGGTGAAGCACTCAGACCTCGTAATGGCGGGAAAAACTCGGCTTACTCTTGGCCGCTGCGGTCGACTCCTTCGTCCGAGTCCGactcctcctgctgctcctgcttCTCCTCCTTCTTGTCCCCCTCGAGATCCTCCTGGTTGAAACCCTGCAAAAAGAGGGGGAAACACACACTTTGTCACTTTACGTCTCATAGTTTTCAAGTCTGCGAATGGATTTGTGAATGGACCGAGGGAACTCTACCGTGAGCACATGTCACGGCGCTCGTTAAGTTGCCGTGTGATCTAATCTGAAAGAAACAAACGTGCGAGGAGTCGCACTCACCGTgaactcctcttcctcctcgtctCCGGACTCTCCAAAGATGTCGGCGATCATTTTCCTGAAAGGAACAGAGGGGTCAAAAAGGTCAGCGGCGGCTTTTACCGGGGGTCCGACTCGCCGGAAACGGAGACGCCGAGTTGGCTTCAGATTGGTCAAGTActcactcctcctcctcgccTTCCCCCGATTCGCTGTCGCTGCCGAACAGCGCCTTCTCGTCCTTCTGGCCGCCGGCGGCCTTGGCGCGCTCGTCGTCCTCGCTGCCGCTGTCCGAGCCCAGCTCTCTCAGCTTGGCCGCCATGCTCTTGTCGGGGCCGAGCGAGCCGCCGCCGTCGCTGTCCGAGTTCCCGTCATCCGACACCGCTCGGCTCCTCTTCGCTGCTCCGAGAGAACAAACAAGAGGACAGGTGGGTTTACGCTACGCGCATATCTGTGTCTTAGACGTTGGAAAACCTGGAGCAGAGAATTTGGGTTGACTACTGGTGCTTTCGCAAAATATTAACACCAATAATGTCGATATAGTGACTACAGTAAGGGGGGGAAGGCAAATAATACGACAGCTAGAGCAGTTAAGGTCAGAAGGCAGCCAAAGAGGGAGAGCCTCTGCCTCCCCGAAGGGGTTTATGGGTAATTCCACATCTAGACTACGGCCAAATTAGCGATTTAGACTTTCAGAAACCTTTGTCCCGTAATTCAGAGTGTCAGCGAAGGCGATAACCGGCCGACAGGCGTCGTCTTACCTGGTTTGTCCGCGTTCTCCTCGTCCTCGCTGTCTGACAGGATGGCCTTCTTCCTCTTCActgcaagacacacacacacacacacacacacacacacacactaatgaggGCTGAAGGAATGTTGCATGGCAACGCacgatgtggttgtacgtcagtagccgacagtaaattacgtcccccttccatttagcgcggacGTTTTATCCCTTTTAGtcggtgtttgtgttggcctactattttctttccccttgtccccctgtagtTGTGTAAAGTGTACGTGGGTTTCCTgtaatctaagttattactaCGCTGGTTGCTACAACAACCTCTTAACGCCCTGGCTCGTGACACACAGCGATACCCGGTTCAGCTCACGAGACGTCCAACTAGGACTGAAACGATCCctcgagtaactcgaataaATCGATTACAAAAAAATCCTCTTCGTTTAATCAACGTAACCGACgtacggctcactgtgttttccgcacggaggattagCACTAGCGCCCAAAGGGGCTGACGCCTCTGTGGACGCGAGGCTGACGGCGCAGGTTACAAACACGAAGGAAGACAGCGAAAGTAgcgaggggctaagagaagagacaggcgagcgAAAACGACAGAACGTCTGGGATCATTTAAAAGCTGCAAACGTGCTGCTCCCTCATCTCGGTAGAAAACGCCCGCTGCTCTCATCCACCGCGCCGCGTTTTACACAACTACAGCAAGGCAACTCTGCAAATAGCCATGTTTCACCgacaagctaaaacgagagctgtcggtttgtagtccaactgtttattagtttgctactaatctttggaaacttagctgctgccggagacaaacccaacagcggtctttggaatcggctttggccgcgactctggaagacttggagctcagcttttctttgagaaaagaacaaagaacggcactgaagtccttcttaaaaaaggaagatatgttcggagtttaaagtttaatctatcaactagcgttgctctgattggttgtagctCTATCCTAtcgcgtgcagagggaatttgaaagacatttatcccgcccctcggattgagcccagccaatggggagttcccagacccaacatctggatgtgggtctgggaactccccattggctaaCATATGGCCTCAGACAGTTGCTGATTATTATTCCTCTACGGGTCGACCAGAGGTCCGTACCTGGCTTCTCGTCTTCGTCATCGCTGTCgtccttctgcttcttctcctcttcctgttGCTCTCCGTCGCTTCCTGCCGCGGCCTTCTTCCTCcccgcctcctcttcctcctcgctGTCAGACTGCATCACAGCCTTCCActtccccccccctcctcctcctccttcctctgcctcctccggCCGTTTCTCCGCCTCCTCCTCGCCGTCTGAGTCTATCTGCGCCGCCTTGCGTCTGCCGGGCGTCTCTGTCTCAGAGTCACTGTCGGCGGGGTTGGACCTGCGGCCGGGAGACGCCGCCGCCGGCTT of Sander lucioperca isolate FBNREF2018 chromosome 5, SLUC_FBN_1.2, whole genome shotgun sequence contains these proteins:
- the LOC116057153 gene encoding protein IWS1 homolog isoform X7, encoding MDGEEEDFMSGSHSDDGGGTPVQDEHPASDGEEEARSTGHQSEDEGSNGGAAPRATATGGDASGSDSERRRGGADSDSEDEAPRRRAAASDKSDSETEAPRRADSDSDSSPVKRRASASDDEEEGSSPVKHRGSDDEDGPASPAAKRTGSGSDMEEEEGEQKPRAAANSDSENEDAKPAAASPGRRSNPADSDSETETPGRRKAAQIDSDGEEEAEKRPEEAEEGGGGGGGKWKAVMQSDSEEEEEAGRKKAAAGSDGEQQEEEKKQKDDSDDEDEKPVKRKKAILSDSEDEENADKPAAKRSRAVSDDGNSDSDGGGSLGPDKSMAAKLRELGSDSGSEDDERAKAAGGQKDEKALFGSDSESGEGEEEEKMIADIFGESGDEEEEEFTGFNQEDLEGDKKEEKQEQQEESDSDEGVDRSGQDTSFMSDFDIMLAKRKAMNSRKRRHRDGGTFISDADDVVSAMISKMNEAAEEDRTLNSQKKPALKKLTLLPQVVMHLKKQDLKETFIDSGVMSAIKEWISPLPDKSLPALRIREELLRILQELPSVSQETLKHSGIGRSVMFLYKHPKESRSNKDLALKLINEWSRPIFGLTSNYKGMTREERQQRDLDQQMPQRQRLSSGGQTPRRDLEKQLTGEEKALRPGDPGFCARARVPMPSNKDYVVRPKWNVEMESNRSGYKKGISMVEKHKRRFAEQRKLSRLQGAVKISIEGNRMPL
- the LOC116057153 gene encoding protein IWS1 homolog isoform X5 translates to MDGEEEDFMSGSHSDDGGGTPVQDEHPASDGEEEARSTGHQSEDEGSNGGAAPRATATGGDASGSDSERRRGGADSDSEDEAPRRRAAASDKSDSETEAPRRADSDSDSSPVKRRASASDDEEEGSSPVKHRGSDDEDGPASPAAKRTGSGSDMEEEEGEQKPRAAANSDSENEDAKPAAASPGRRSNPADSDSETETPGRRKAAQIDSDGEEEAEKRPEEAEEGGGGGGGKWKAVMQSDSEEEEEAGRKKAAAGSDGEQQEEEKKQKDDSDDEDEKPVKRKKAILSDSEDEENADKPAAKRSRAVSDDGNSDSDGGGSLGPDKSMAAKLRELGSDSGSEDDERAKAAGGQKDEKALFGSDSESGEGEEEEKMIADIFGESGDEEEEEFTGFNQEDLEGDKKEEKQEQQEESDSDEGVDRSGQDTSFMSDFDIMLAKRKAMNSRKRRHRDGGTFISDADDVVSAMISKMNEAAEEDRTLNSQKKPALKKLTLLPQVVMHLKKQDLKETFIDSGVMSAIKEWISPLPDKSLPALRIREELLRILQELPSVSQETLKHSGIGRSVMFLYKHPKESRSNKDLALKLINEWSRPIFGLTSNYKGMTREERQQRDLDQQMPQRQRLSSGGQTPRRDLEKQLTGEEKALRPGDPGFCARARVPMPSNKDYVVRPKWNVEMESNRHGQVKKGMSRVDKQMRRIADIRRLTKPGHAVKISVEGNRMPL
- the LOC116057153 gene encoding protein IWS1 homolog isoform X8, yielding MDGEEEDFMSGSHSDDGGGTPVQDEHPASDGEEEARSTGHQSEDEGSNKSDSETEAPRRADSDSDSSPVKRRASASDDEEEGSSPVKHRGSDDEDGPASPAAKRTGSGSDMEEEEGEQKPRAAANSDSENEDAKPAAASPGRRSNPADSDSETETPGRRKAAQIDSDGEEEAEKRPEEAEEGGGGGGGKWKAVMQSDSEEEEEAGRKKAAAGSDGEQQEEEKKQKDDSDDEDEKPVKRKKAILSDSEDEENADKPAAKRSRAVSDDGNSDSDGGGSLGPDKSMAAKLRELGSDSGSEDDERAKAAGGQKDEKALFGSDSESGEGEEEEKMIADIFGESGDEEEEEFTGFNQEDLEGDKKEEKQEQQEESDSDEGVDRSGQDTSFMSDFDIMLAKRKAMNSRKRRHRDGGTFISDADDVVSAMISKMNEAAEEDRTLNSQKKPALKKLTLLPQVVMHLKKQDLKETFIDSGVMSAIKEWISPLPDKSLPALRIREELLRILQELPSVSQETLKHSGIGRSVMFLYKHPKESRSNKDLALKLINEWSRPIFGLTSNYKGMTREERQQRDLDQQMPQRQRLSQPQKVERAEEPDVFSPPISSGGQTPRRDLEKQLTGEEKALRPGDPGFCARARVPMPSNKDYVVRPKWNVEMESNRHGQVKKGMSRVDKQMRRIADIRRLTKPGHAVKISVEGNRMPL
- the LOC116057153 gene encoding protein IWS1 homolog isoform X4, translating into MDGEEEDFMSGSHSDDGGGTPVQDEHPASDGEEEARSTGHQSEDEGSNGGAAPRATATGGADSDSEDEAPRRRAAASDKSDSETEAPRRADSDSDSSPVKRRASASDDEEEGSSPVKHRGSDDEDGPASPAAKRTGSGSDMEEEEGEQKPRAAANSDSENEDAKPAAASPGRRSNPADSDSETETPGRRKAAQIDSDGEEEAEKRPEEAEEGGGGGGGKWKAVMQSDSEEEEEAGRKKAAAGSDGEQQEEEKKQKDDSDDEDEKPVKRKKAILSDSEDEENADKPAAKRSRAVSDDGNSDSDGGGSLGPDKSMAAKLRELGSDSGSEDDERAKAAGGQKDEKALFGSDSESGEGEEEEKMIADIFGESGDEEEEEFTGFNQEDLEGDKKEEKQEQQEESDSDEGVDRSGQDTSFMSDFDIMLAKRKAMNSRKRRHRDGGTFISDADDVVSAMISKMNEAAEEDRTLNSQKKPALKKLTLLPQVVMHLKKQDLKETFIDSGVMSAIKEWISPLPDKSLPALRIREELLRILQELPSVSQETLKHSGIGRSVMFLYKHPKESRSNKDLALKLINEWSRPIFGLTSNYKGMTREERQQRDLDQQMPQRQRLSQPQKVERAEEPDVFSPPISSGGQTPRRDLEKQLTGEEKALRPGDPGFCARARVPMPSNKDYVVRPKWNVEMESNRHGQVKKGMSRVDKQMRRIADIRRLTKPGHAVKISVEGNRMPL
- the LOC116057153 gene encoding protein IWS1 homolog isoform X3, whose amino-acid sequence is MDGEEEDFMSGSHSDDGGGTPVQDEHPASDGEEEARSTGHQSEDEGSNGGAAPRATATGGDASGSDSERRRGGADSDSEDEAPRRRAAASDKSDSETEAPRRADSDSDSSPVKRRASASDDEEEGSSPVKHRGSDDEDGPASPAAKRTGSGSDMEEEEGEQKPRAAANSDSENEDAKPAAASPGRRSNPADSDSETETPGRRKAAQIDSDGEEEAEKRPEEAEEGGGGGGGKWKAVMQSDSEEEEEAGRKKAAAGSDGEQQEEEKKQKDDSDDEDEKPVKRKKAILSDSEDEENADKPAAKRSRAVSDDGNSDSDGGGSLGPDKSMAAKLRELGSDSGSEDDERAKAAGGQKDEKALFGSDSESGEGEEEEKMIADIFGESGDEEEEEFTGFNQEDLEGDKKEEKQEQQEESDSDEGVDRSGQDTSFMSDFDIMLAKRKAMNSRKRRHRDGGTFISDADDVVSAMISKMNEAAEEDRTLNSQKKPALKKLTLLPQVVMHLKKQDLKETFIDSGVMSAIKEWISPLPDKSLPALRIREELLRILQELPSVSQETLKHSGIGRSVMFLYKHPKESRSNKDLALKLINEWSRPIFGLTSNYKGMTREERQQRDLDQQMPQRQRLSQPQKVERAEEPDVFSPPISSGGQTPRRDLEKQLTGEEKALRPGDPGFCARARVPMPSNKDYVVRPKWNVEMESNRSGYKKGISMVEKHKRRFAEQRKLSRLQGAVKISIEGNRMPL
- the LOC116057153 gene encoding protein IWS1 homolog isoform X6; the encoded protein is MDGEEEDFMSGSHSDDGGGTPVQDEHPASDGEEEARSTGHQSEDEGSNGGAAPRATATGGDASGSDSERRRGGADSDSEDEAPRRRAAASDKSDSETEAPRRADSDSDSSPVKRRASASDDEEEGSSPVKHRGSDDEDGPASPAAKRTGSGSDMEEEEGEQKPRAAANSDSENEDAKPAAASPGRRSNPADSDSETETPGRRKAAQIDSDGEEEAEKRPEEAEEGGGGGGGKWKAVMQSDSEEEEEAGRKKAAAGSDGEQQEEEKKQKDDSDDEDEKPVKRKKAILSDSEDEENADKPAKRSRAVSDDGNSDSDGGGSLGPDKSMAAKLRELGSDSGSEDDERAKAAGGQKDEKALFGSDSESGEGEEEEKMIADIFGESGDEEEEEFTGFNQEDLEGDKKEEKQEQQEESDSDEGVDRSGQDTSFMSDFDIMLAKRKAMNSRKRRHRDGGTFISDADDVVSAMISKMNEAAEEDRTLNSQKKPALKKLTLLPQVVMHLKKQDLKETFIDSGVMSAIKEWISPLPDKSLPALRIREELLRILQELPSVSQETLKHSGIGRSVMFLYKHPKESRSNKDLALKLINEWSRPIFGLTSNYKGMTREERQQRDLDQQMPQRQRLSSGGQTPRRDLEKQLTGEEKALRPGDPGFCARARVPMPSNKDYVVRPKWNVEMESNRHGQVKKGMSRVDKQMRRIADIRRLTKPGHAVKISVEGNRMPL